The following nucleotide sequence is from Thermus hydrothermalis.
GTCCTGGGGGGTGAGGCGGTGAACCTGGTTTCCGCCAGGCCGCTTCTCAAGGACCGGGGGATCCGCCTCGTTACCCGCCGCTCGGAGGAGGCGGGGGAGTACGCCCGCTTGGTGGAGGTGCGCCTCACCACCGACCAGGAGGAGCGCCGGGCCCGGGGGGTGGTGATGGGGGGGAAGCCGAGGCTCGTGGGGATAGACGACTACGCCCTCGAGGTGGTGCCCGAGGGGTACATGCTGGTCTGCGTGAACTACGACCGCCCGGGCGTGGTGGGCCAGGTGGGGACGCTTTTGGGCGAGGCTGGGGTGAACATCGCCGGGATGCAACTGGGGCGGGACGTGCCCGGGGGGAGGGCGCTTTTCGTCCTCACCGTGGACCAGAAGCCCTCGGCGGAGGTGTTGGAGGCCTTGCGGGCGCTCCCCGTACTGGAGCGGGTGGACCTGGCGGAGATGGGGTGAAGGGGAGGTTGGGCTAGGCGGAGAAGACGCTCACGAGCGAGTAAAATCGTGCGGGAATTCACATATAATTGTCGTATGGTTCAGAATTGACCGAACATTCGGAACTTGGTAGCCTAACCCTGTGGACCCCGAGCTCAAGCGCTGGCTAGAGGAAACCGCCCTCCTCTTTGAGGAGGCGGGCCTGCCCCGCATGGCGGGCCGGGTTCTGGCCTGGCTCCTGGTGGCGGAACCCCCGGAGCAGACGGCCCGGCAGATGGCCGAGGCCCTGGGGGCGAGTAAGGGGGCCCTGAGCCCGGCGCTTCACCTCCTCACCCGGCTTCACCTGGTGGAGCGGCAGCGCCGCCCTGGGGAGCGGTCCGACCGCTACAGCGTCCGCCCTGGGACCTGGCGGCGCCTTCTGGGCGAGCAGGTGCGGGTCTTGGGGCGGTACCGGGAACAGGCGGAACGGGGGCTACGTCTGGTGGGGGAGGAGAGGGGTGGGCGGCTTCGGGAAATGGGGGCCTTTTACGCCTTTTTGGAGCGGGAGCTTCCCCAGTTGCTCGCCCGCTTTGAGGAGGAAGTATGACCCTCTTGCGGCTGGCCTGGCGAAACGTC
It contains:
- a CDS encoding GbsR/MarR family transcriptional regulator, coding for MDPELKRWLEETALLFEEAGLPRMAGRVLAWLLVAEPPEQTARQMAEALGASKGALSPALHLLTRLHLVERQRRPGERSDRYSVRPGTWRRLLGEQVRVLGRYREQAERGLRLVGEERGGRLREMGAFYAFLERELPQLLARFEEEV